Proteins encoded by one window of Lathyrus oleraceus cultivar Zhongwan6 chromosome 1, CAAS_Psat_ZW6_1.0, whole genome shotgun sequence:
- the LOC127080332 gene encoding seipin-2, translating into MEPLASIYEHEGDDIFTEALHHCSVDSKPETSTSDSTLSHSKPISSEPHDPHSNPPSPSPATILRRRSIRLGNKQSSDSSTNTDSTNVTKRSFQHKPRYSNLKHDENFTAKPYSEEPQQTSVFEENNDESTVTTSTNDAEHDDSVDSALLIGDANSSFLELVVGLVIKALGFQIKLIFMFVTYPLLFMFRCCLFFMDPFGTTRVCKNIFFGILCRVWNIMFGCIKPYVRKYFKGNVSIWSVMFRIGWGFLWLMYVCCILIGLLLSSFVFSGFLMKCFVEKPIQMKEVLNFDYTKLSPIAYVPIISCDGVVSGKDSESNGQAGKVMTMGERVIPSKHKVHVTVSLRVPESGYNRNLGVFQVRVDFLLSSGKKIASLSQPCMLRFTSEPIRLIMTFIKIAPLITGYTSETQILNVKMRGFIEGNIPTSCLKVTLEQRPEYQPGAGIPEIYDASLVVESEPPFFKRIIWHWKMSIFLWIAMMSLFTELIFVLVFCRHIIIPRTRQRVAASARGPATLDRHQAQS; encoded by the exons ATGGAACCGTTAGCATCAATCTACGAACATGAAGGCGATGACATATTCACCGAAGCACTTCACCACTGTTCCGTCGATTCCAAGCCAGAAACTTCCACCTCCGATTCCACGCTTTCACATTCTAAACCCATCTCCTCCGAACCTCACGATCCCCACTCCAACCCACCATCTCCCTCTCCCGCCACCATACTTCGCCGCCGGTCTATTCGTCTCGGAAACAAGCAATCTTCCGATTCCAGCACCAATACCGATTCAACCAATGTCACGAAAAGAAGCTTCCAACATAAGCCAAGGTATAGCAATCTCAAACACGATGAGAATTTTACTGCGAAACCCTATTCTGAAGAACCGCAACAAACTAGCGTTTTTGAAGAGAACAACGATGAATCTACCGTAACTACATCTACAAATGATGCTGAACACGACGATTCCGTTGACTCGGCTTTGCTAATCGGTGATGCGAATTCGAGTTTTCTCGAATTGGTAGTAGGGTTAGTGATTAAGGCATTAGGGTTTCAAATCAAGTTAATCTTTATGTTTGTAACTTATCCATTGCTATTCATGTTTCGTTGTTGCTTGTTTTTCATGGATCCTTTTGGGACAACAAGAgtatgcaaaaatattttcttcggGATTTTGTGCAGAGTGTGGAATATTATGTTTGGATGCATTAAACCCTATGTTAGGAAATATTTTAAAGGGAATGTATCAATTTGGAGTGTAATGTTTAGGATTGGATGGGGATTCTTATGGCTAATGTACGTTTGTTGTATTTTGATTGGTTTGTTACTTTCTTCCTTTGTGTTTAGTGGGTTTTTGATGAAGTGTTTTGTGGAGAAGCCGATTCAGATGAAGGAAGTTTTGAATTTTGATTATACTAAGCTTAGTCCAATAGCTTATGTTCCTATAATATCCTGTGATGGTGTTGTTAGTGGGAAAGATTCTGAGAGTAATGGTCAAGCTGGGAAGGTGATGACGATGGGTGAACGGGTTATACCTTCGAAACACAAAGTACATGTCACGGTTTCTTTGAGAGTGCCTGAGTCTGGATACAACAGAAATCTCGGAGTCTTTCAG GTCAGGGTGGATTTTCTATTGTCTAGTGGGAAAAAGATTGCAAGTTTGAGTCAACCTTGCATGTTAAGATTCACAAGCGAACCTATCCGCTTAATCATGACTTTCATCAAGATTGCTCCTCTCATTACTGGCTATACATCCGAAACCCAAATTCTGAACGTCAAGATGAGAGGTTTCATCGAAGGGAACATACCAACTTCGTGCTTGAAAGTGACACTCGAGCAACGGCCAGAGTATCAACCGGGTGCTGGCATTCCTGAAATATATGATGCATCTCTTGTTGTTGAGTCCGAACCTCCTTTTTTCAAAAGGATCATTTGGCATTGGAAGATGAGCATATTTTTATGGATCGCAATGATGTCACTATTCACCGAATTGATTTTTGTTCTAGTATTTTGTAGGCATATAATAATTCCAAGGACAAGGCAAAGGGTAGCGGCATCTGCTCGTGGTCCTGCAACCTTGGACAGGCATCAGGCACAAAGTTGA
- the LOC127080340 gene encoding nodulin-26, whose protein sequence is MVDDNSESIEAHEVVLDVNNGASKNCEESVIKDSVPLLKKLVAEVVGTYLMIFAGCAAVVVNLNNDHVVTLPGIAFAWGFTVMVLIYSLGHISGAHFNPAVTIAHASTKIFPFKQVPAYIIAQVLGSTLASGTLKLIFNGKEDHFIGTLPAGTNLQAFIIEFICTFFLMFVISGVATDNRAVGELAGLAVGSTIIIDILFAGPLTGASMNPARSLGPAILYHEYTGLWIYLISPILGALTGTWTYNFIRHANKPMCDEHTKIELTKIVPFLRRSRS, encoded by the exons ATGGTGGATGATAATTCAGAAAGCATTGAAGCTCATGAAGTAGTTTTAGATGTAAACAATGGTGCCTCAAAAAACTGTGAAGAGTCTGTCATCAAAGACTCTGTGCCCCTTTTGAAGAAG TTGGTAGCAGAAGTAGTGGGAACATACTTAATGATATTTGCGGGTTGCGCTGCTGTTGTTGTGAACCTAAACAATGATCATGTAGTGACACTTCCTGGAATCGCTTTCGCTTGGGGATTTACCGTTATGGTATTGATTTActctcttggccatatctctgGTGCTCATTTCAATCCTGCAGTTACTATTGCTCATGCTTCAACTAAAATATTTCCCTTCAAACAG GTGCCAGCTTATATTATAGCTCAAGTCCTTGGATCAACACTAGCTAGTGGAACTCTAAAGCTTATATTTAATGGCAAAGAAGATCATTTTATTGGAACACTCCCAGCTGGAACTAACCTGCAAGCTTTCATAATCGAGTTCATATGCACTTTCTTCCTTATGTTTGTTATTTCTGGAGTAGCCACCGATAACAGAGCG GTTGGTGAGTTAGCAGGGCTTGCAGTTGGGTCTACAATAATAATAGATATATTATTTGCAGG ACCACTCACAGGAGCATCAATGAATCCGGCGAGAAGCTTAGGACCTGCAATTTTGTACCATGAATATACAGGACTATGGATATATTTGATTTCACCCATCCTAGGAGCTTTGACAGGTACATGGACTTACAATTTCATCAGGCACGCCAACAAGCCAATGTGTGATGAGCACACCAAGATTGAGCTTACAAAGATTGTCCCTTTTCTCAGAAGGAGCAGGTCATAA